The following proteins are encoded in a genomic region of Amblyraja radiata isolate CabotCenter1 chromosome 37, sAmbRad1.1.pri, whole genome shotgun sequence:
- the LOC116966447 gene encoding mitochondrial import inner membrane translocase subunit Tim8 B-like codes for MEMETVGPMEQRDLQLLLAAEQQKAQLQLRVHSLTAECWDKCVEKPGSRLDSRTEGCLVSCVDRFVDTTLALTNRFAQMVQKGGH; via the coding sequence ATGGAGATGGAGACTGTGGGGCCGATGGAGCAGAGAGATCTGCAGCTGCTGTTGGCGGCCGAGCAACAGAAGGCGCAGCTGCAGCTGAGAGTGCACAGCCTGACAGCCGAGTGCTGGGACAAGTGCGTGGAGAAGCCGGGCTCCAGGCTCGACTCGCGGACCGAGGGCTGCCTGGTCAGTTGCGTGGATCGCTTCGTGGACACCACGTTGGCGCTCACCAACCGCTTCGCGCAGATGGTGCAGAAGGGCGGCCACTGA